One genomic window of Corallococcus caeni includes the following:
- a CDS encoding leucyl aminopeptidase — protein sequence MLTSFHSRAQAEFHPAPSIEPPEETKLAVSSSLPASAGCIGSFVGEEEGLKDPHFDRAFLKAAGFEGKAGQTLVIPRTDGPPLVAVGVGAMARLDPGTLRDAGAAFARAASNQPHLALRVPATGAVPADVAAQALTEGVLLARYRYRPYKQNSEQEPRLEALTLVTDARSTAEVEQGMSRGGIHARATAFARDLANAPATLLTASRLAEVAESLAEHCGLTVEVFDGEALARLGCGGLLGVNAGSAEPPRMIKLTYTPRGSRGEAVQPLGRVSLVGKGIMFDSGGLGLKPNDLVHATMKGDMSGAGAILAAMTALKPLGCKAEVTAWLMCTDNMPSGTAMKLGDVLTVRGGKTVEVINTDAEGRLVMSDGLVLATEQQPRPDAIVDIATLTGACQRALGVLSAGVMGNDQALVEQVKDSGERTGDTVWQLPLDRRLRPELESEVADMKNVGGENAGAITAALFLEEFVDGLPWAHIDMAGTARAERDHAWRSKGATGYGTRLLIDFLVGFTPTRESRH from the coding sequence ATGTTGACCTCGTTTCATTCGCGCGCGCAGGCGGAGTTCCATCCCGCTCCCTCCATCGAACCCCCGGAGGAGACGAAGCTCGCCGTGTCGTCCTCCCTCCCCGCCAGCGCCGGCTGCATCGGCTCGTTCGTGGGGGAGGAGGAAGGGTTGAAGGACCCCCACTTCGACCGCGCGTTCCTGAAGGCGGCCGGCTTCGAGGGCAAGGCCGGTCAGACGCTCGTCATTCCCCGCACGGACGGCCCGCCCCTCGTCGCCGTCGGCGTGGGAGCGATGGCGCGGCTCGACCCGGGCACGCTCCGGGACGCCGGCGCCGCGTTCGCGCGGGCCGCGAGCAATCAGCCGCACCTCGCGCTCAGGGTGCCAGCCACGGGGGCCGTCCCGGCGGACGTCGCCGCGCAGGCGCTGACCGAGGGCGTCCTGCTCGCCCGCTACCGCTACCGGCCCTACAAGCAGAACTCGGAGCAGGAGCCGCGGCTCGAAGCCCTGACGCTCGTCACGGACGCGCGGAGCACCGCGGAGGTCGAACAGGGGATGTCACGCGGGGGCATCCACGCCCGCGCCACGGCGTTCGCGCGCGACCTGGCCAACGCGCCCGCCACGCTGCTGACCGCCTCCCGCCTGGCCGAGGTGGCCGAGTCCCTGGCCGAGCACTGCGGACTGACGGTCGAGGTCTTCGACGGAGAGGCGCTGGCCCGGCTCGGGTGCGGAGGGCTGCTGGGCGTCAACGCGGGCAGCGCGGAGCCGCCGCGGATGATCAAGCTGACGTACACGCCCCGGGGAAGCCGGGGGGAGGCCGTCCAGCCCCTGGGCCGCGTCTCGCTGGTGGGCAAGGGCATCATGTTCGACTCCGGCGGCCTGGGCCTGAAGCCGAACGACCTGGTCCACGCCACCATGAAGGGCGACATGTCCGGCGCGGGCGCCATCCTCGCGGCGATGACGGCGCTCAAGCCCCTGGGCTGCAAGGCGGAGGTGACGGCCTGGCTCATGTGCACCGACAACATGCCCTCGGGCACCGCCATGAAGCTGGGGGACGTGCTCACGGTCCGCGGCGGGAAGACCGTGGAGGTCATCAACACCGACGCGGAGGGCCGCCTGGTGATGTCGGACGGGCTCGTGCTGGCCACCGAGCAGCAGCCCCGGCCCGACGCCATCGTGGACATCGCCACGCTCACCGGGGCGTGCCAGCGCGCGCTCGGGGTCCTGAGCGCGGGGGTCATGGGCAATGACCAGGCCCTCGTCGAGCAGGTGAAGGACTCCGGGGAGCGGACCGGCGACACCGTGTGGCAGCTGCCGCTGGACCGGCGCCTGCGCCCCGAGCTGGAGTCGGAGGTGGCGGACATGAAGAACGTGGGCGGCGAAAACGCCGGGGCCATCACCGCGGCCCTCTTCCTGGAGGAGTTCGTGGACGGCCTGCCGTGGGCGCACATCGACATGGCGGGGACGGCGCGCGCCGAGCGCGACCACGCGTGGCGCAGCAAGGGGGCCACGGGCTACGGCACACGCCTGCTCATCGACTTCCTGGTGGGCTTCACGCCCACGCGGGAGAGCCGCCACTGA
- a CDS encoding AbgT family transporter translates to MAKAAHFDDIDVPGETKKKRSAPPKKKGMERVLDTIERVGNKVPHPAIIFVALIAIVMVLSHVFYLLGASVTYETINPETHQVEQTTSAAKSLLTGEGLRFMFAGVVQHFMDFNAVGVIIVAMLGVGVADAAGLVGALIRKLVAVAPARALTYILVFVGILSSIAADAGYLVLIPLAAAAYLTVGRHPLAGLAASFAGVAAVFTVNILIKPLDGILTEITNDAIHIMAPDRSIDLTANFWFSAASVVMLTVVVSLISDKLIEPRLGPYAGEKPATTGAKLSPEESRGLKFAFWALVGVLVFFGLLALPPGAPLRNPETGALVGDSPFMNGLIVAITILFLVTGAAYGVGAGTIKSSVDVIKAMEKAVAGLGSLIFLLFIISQFIALFTYTNMATLAAVKVGDALEHAGLGALPLLVGFVLVVAVLDLIMTGAIPKWAIFAPVFVPLLMRLNVAPEAVLAAYRVGDGPFNAISPLNAYFALIVTFAQKYQKDAGVGTVVALMLPYVIVVFAVWIALLVAWQVLGLPWGLG, encoded by the coding sequence ATGGCCAAAGCGGCTCATTTCGACGACATCGACGTCCCCGGCGAGACGAAGAAGAAACGGAGCGCGCCGCCGAAGAAGAAGGGCATGGAGCGGGTGCTCGACACCATCGAGCGGGTGGGCAACAAGGTGCCCCACCCGGCGATCATCTTCGTCGCGCTGATCGCCATCGTGATGGTGCTCTCCCATGTCTTCTACCTGCTGGGAGCCAGCGTCACCTACGAGACCATCAACCCGGAGACCCACCAGGTCGAGCAGACGACCAGCGCCGCGAAGAGCCTGCTGACGGGCGAGGGGCTGCGCTTCATGTTCGCGGGCGTCGTCCAGCACTTCATGGACTTCAACGCGGTGGGCGTCATCATCGTCGCCATGCTGGGCGTCGGCGTCGCGGACGCGGCGGGCCTGGTGGGGGCGTTGATCCGCAAGCTGGTGGCGGTCGCGCCCGCCCGGGCCCTCACGTACATCCTGGTGTTCGTGGGCATCCTGTCGAGCATCGCCGCGGATGCGGGCTACCTGGTGCTGATTCCCCTGGCGGCGGCGGCGTACCTCACCGTGGGCAGGCATCCGCTGGCGGGGCTGGCGGCGTCCTTCGCGGGCGTCGCGGCGGTCTTCACCGTCAACATCCTGATCAAACCCCTGGATGGCATCCTGACGGAGATCACCAACGACGCCATCCACATCATGGCGCCGGACCGCTCCATCGACCTGACGGCGAACTTCTGGTTCTCCGCCGCGTCGGTGGTCATGTTGACCGTCGTCGTGTCGCTCATCAGCGACAAGCTGATTGAACCCCGGCTGGGTCCCTACGCGGGTGAGAAGCCGGCCACGACGGGCGCGAAGCTGTCCCCGGAGGAGTCGCGGGGACTGAAGTTCGCGTTCTGGGCGCTCGTGGGCGTCCTGGTGTTCTTCGGGCTGCTGGCCCTGCCCCCGGGGGCTCCGCTGCGCAACCCGGAGACGGGCGCGCTCGTGGGGGACTCGCCGTTCATGAACGGCCTCATCGTGGCCATCACCATCCTGTTCCTGGTGACGGGGGCCGCCTATGGCGTTGGCGCCGGGACGATCAAGAGCAGCGTGGACGTCATCAAGGCCATGGAGAAGGCGGTCGCCGGGCTGGGCAGCCTCATCTTCCTGCTCTTCATCATCAGCCAGTTCATCGCGCTCTTCACCTATACGAACATGGCGACGCTCGCGGCCGTGAAGGTGGGTGACGCCCTGGAGCACGCGGGCCTGGGGGCGCTTCCGCTGCTCGTCGGGTTCGTGCTGGTCGTCGCCGTCCTGGACCTCATCATGACGGGGGCCATCCCGAAGTGGGCCATCTTCGCGCCCGTGTTCGTGCCGCTGCTGATGCGGCTCAACGTGGCCCCGGAGGCCGTGCTCGCCGCCTACCGCGTGGGCGACGGCCCGTTCAATGCCATCTCACCGCTGAACGCCTACTTCGCCCTGATTGTCACCTTCGCCCAGAAGTACCAGAAGGACGCCGGCGTGGGGACGGTCGTGGCCCTGATGCTGCCGTACGTCATCGTGGTGTTCGCCGTGTGGATTGCCCTGCTGGTGGCGTGGCAGGTGCTGGGGTTGCCCTGGGGGCTCGGGTAG
- a CDS encoding DUF481 domain-containing protein — translation MSPLFLLFAALAQTPTPPDDAAEAPSPASVEAKDEDEDEDEDEGPWTGTFGLGASFFTGNSRSFTLTGDALAEYESPVWALTLEADGAYGNAAAEDEGEREATARNLGGWARGDYRFTSLLSAYTFLGAETDQLASLELRTHAELGLGFTVLERDKAAQELLLRLYLGGSYARDRRFQYFPTRENLPDVTLWSPAVGVAFRYDVNERVHLREDAQLLSDIFDEARVILESTSKLSVDLTDRFALTTFFEVRHDSAPAAEKVRTDTSLSLGAELEL, via the coding sequence ATGAGTCCACTCTTCCTCCTCTTCGCGGCCCTGGCCCAGACGCCCACGCCCCCTGACGACGCGGCGGAGGCTCCCTCGCCGGCTTCAGTCGAAGCAAAGGACGAGGACGAGGACGAGGACGAGGACGAAGGGCCCTGGACCGGTACGTTCGGGCTGGGTGCCTCCTTCTTCACCGGCAACAGCCGCTCCTTCACCCTCACGGGCGATGCCCTGGCGGAGTACGAATCACCGGTGTGGGCGCTCACCCTGGAGGCGGATGGCGCCTATGGCAACGCGGCCGCCGAGGACGAGGGGGAGCGGGAGGCCACGGCCAGGAACCTGGGCGGCTGGGCGCGCGGGGACTACCGCTTCACGTCCCTGCTCAGCGCCTACACCTTCCTGGGCGCGGAGACCGACCAACTCGCGAGCCTCGAGCTGCGCACCCACGCGGAGCTGGGGCTCGGCTTCACCGTCCTGGAGCGGGACAAGGCGGCACAGGAGCTCCTCCTGCGCCTGTATCTGGGCGGGAGCTACGCGCGGGACCGCCGGTTCCAGTACTTCCCCACGCGCGAGAACCTGCCGGACGTGACGCTGTGGTCGCCCGCGGTGGGCGTGGCGTTCCGCTACGACGTCAACGAGCGGGTGCACCTGCGCGAGGACGCCCAGTTGCTCTCGGACATCTTCGACGAAGCGCGCGTCATCCTGGAATCCACCTCGAAGCTGTCCGTGGACCTGACGGACCGCTTCGCGCTCACCACGTTCTTCGAAGTGCGACACGACAGCGCCCCCGCGGCGGAGAAGGTCCGGACGGACACTTCGCTCTCGCTGGGGGCCGAGCTGGAGCTCTGA
- a CDS encoding SGNH/GDSL hydrolase family protein: MTWVSIPAADARVRYVGRTYRSETGVVFSHPGVTVRARFWGDAVRMRLDDAGTGGDVGTNHFDVVVDGAPPRLLAVQPGQGSYVLASGLPVGLHTVEVFKRTESLVGASTLLSLEVHGELREPPPQHTGLRLEFVGDSITCGYGTDVTFVPESSSSKVPGFTAKHQNPRRSHGWLTAQRLGAEAVFVCYSGHGVYRNLDLSTSGLLPDIYERAVPDHPAAWDFSNDSPDVIVLNAGTNDTFAGAGTAAFLPDEAAFKSAYRTFLARLRALHPRAHIVCTLGSMTDGYKRMERQGVVTSAHVGDWISDLVAERQRDGDARVHRHVMAMQNPFADGVGEDWHPSAATHQKMAESLSRFIQAVLTR; encoded by the coding sequence ATGACCTGGGTGAGCATTCCGGCCGCGGACGCGCGCGTGCGGTACGTGGGCCGGACGTACCGCTCCGAGACAGGGGTCGTCTTCTCCCACCCGGGCGTGACGGTTCGCGCGCGCTTCTGGGGAGACGCCGTGAGGATGCGGCTGGATGACGCGGGGACGGGCGGCGACGTGGGGACCAACCACTTCGACGTCGTGGTGGACGGGGCGCCTCCGCGATTGCTCGCGGTCCAGCCCGGGCAGGGCAGCTACGTGCTCGCCAGCGGACTCCCCGTGGGACTGCACACGGTGGAGGTCTTCAAGCGCACCGAGTCCCTGGTGGGCGCCAGCACGCTCCTGTCGCTCGAGGTGCATGGCGAGCTCCGGGAGCCGCCACCCCAGCACACGGGGCTCCGGCTGGAGTTCGTCGGGGACTCCATCACCTGCGGCTACGGCACCGACGTCACCTTCGTCCCGGAGTCGTCCTCGTCGAAGGTGCCTGGCTTCACGGCGAAGCACCAGAATCCCAGACGGAGCCATGGCTGGCTCACGGCCCAACGCCTGGGCGCGGAGGCCGTGTTCGTCTGTTATTCGGGCCACGGCGTGTACCGAAACCTGGACCTGTCCACGTCCGGGCTGCTCCCAGACATCTACGAGCGCGCCGTGCCGGACCACCCCGCCGCGTGGGACTTCTCCAATGACTCGCCGGACGTGATTGTCCTCAACGCCGGCACCAACGACACGTTCGCGGGCGCTGGCACCGCCGCGTTCCTTCCGGACGAAGCGGCGTTCAAATCCGCCTACCGGACCTTCCTCGCACGGCTCCGCGCGCTGCATCCCCGCGCGCACATCGTCTGCACGCTGGGCAGCATGACGGACGGTTACAAGCGAATGGAACGGCAGGGCGTGGTGACGTCCGCGCACGTCGGCGACTGGATCTCCGACCTGGTGGCGGAGCGCCAGCGCGACGGTGACGCCCGCGTCCACCGCCACGTCATGGCCATGCAGAACCCCTTCGCCGACGGCGTCGGCGAGGACTGGCACCCCTCCGCCGCCACGCACCAGAAGATGGCGGAGTCGCTGAGCCGGTTCATCCAGGCCGTCCTCACGCGCTGA
- a CDS encoding RCC1 domain-containing protein, translated as MNRLTVFSFGCLPGLPRLRLALLTMLAVLGTGCGSDPAPPPQPPSPVLVESTQSAVNVLDNETVTFHVAAKDDAQRTLGFTWEASAGVLEPALSTATSSDVRWKGPECMPAGTLVKVTVTITNGVAPATPRTFPLSVIACPVLPAIASGGTYSVVARADGTAWEWGAFGASSEERVAVPRQVPGLTDVQAVASGVLHALALRRDGTVWAWGANNFGQLGDGTYTARSVPAQVQGLRDVIALSAGLYSTLALRKDGTVWAWGDNRAGQLGDGTAEGRLTPVQVHGLPRVTAVAMGWSHALAVLPDGTVRAWGTNASGELGDGRPNVEGGSRVPVLVPGLTDIVSASAGSGLSFVLHADGGVSSWGVNGFGVLGPEAQRNGAYPSRIPGVNHVTALSLGSYLAVALLEDGTVRSWGTNDHGQLGDGTYTQNAAPVQVSGLAGVRAVAAGGEHVLAVLADGSLRGWGNNRFAQLAIRPDAVDRGAPVRVLGLTEVTTVAAGPVHSLALRKDGTVWAWGSNSQGRLGLAYDRGASPAPVQVPGLAGARGVAAGTAHSLVALGDGSVMAWGANSDGQLGSASGFGTPKPTAVASLTGVSAVAAASWYSLALRQDGTVWGWGLNDGGQLGAAAALKQSTPVQVAGLTQVTAIAAGGYHTLALRQDGTVWALGDNSQGQLGDGTHLRRDVAARVPGLTSIIAVAAGRYYSLALREDGTVWAWGANSDGQHGDLTVRERTSPQQVLGLTGIQRIAAGDSHSLAALDGAPLVTFGWNASGQLGLGADAQGESRGRVVSVLDVRALAAGATHTFAVANDGTVWAWGGNQAGQLGNGEAANSPRPVPVTLP; from the coding sequence ATGAACCGATTGACTGTCTTTTCCTTCGGCTGCCTCCCGGGCCTGCCCCGTCTCCGTCTGGCATTGCTGACGATGCTGGCGGTGCTGGGCACCGGCTGTGGCTCCGACCCGGCCCCTCCGCCGCAACCCCCATCCCCCGTGCTCGTCGAGAGCACGCAGTCCGCCGTCAACGTGCTGGACAACGAGACGGTGACGTTCCACGTCGCCGCGAAGGATGACGCGCAGCGGACCCTGGGCTTCACCTGGGAGGCCAGCGCGGGCGTCCTCGAGCCGGCGCTGAGCACCGCGACGTCCAGCGACGTGCGCTGGAAGGGGCCGGAGTGCATGCCCGCTGGAACGCTCGTCAAGGTGACGGTGACCATCACCAATGGCGTGGCGCCCGCCACCCCGCGGACCTTCCCGCTGTCCGTCATCGCGTGCCCGGTTCTCCCAGCCATCGCCTCGGGTGGCACCTACTCCGTGGTCGCGCGTGCTGACGGCACGGCCTGGGAGTGGGGCGCGTTTGGCGCCAGCAGCGAGGAGCGCGTCGCCGTGCCCCGGCAGGTGCCCGGGCTGACCGACGTCCAGGCCGTGGCCTCCGGCGTCCTCCACGCCCTGGCCCTGCGCAGGGACGGCACCGTCTGGGCCTGGGGCGCCAACAACTTCGGTCAGCTCGGGGATGGGACGTACACCGCGCGCAGCGTGCCGGCGCAGGTGCAGGGCCTGCGAGACGTCATCGCCCTCTCCGCGGGCCTCTACTCCACGCTGGCCCTGCGAAAGGACGGCACTGTCTGGGCGTGGGGCGACAACCGCGCGGGACAGCTCGGGGACGGGACGGCCGAGGGCCGGCTCACGCCCGTGCAGGTGCACGGCCTGCCCCGTGTCACCGCCGTGGCCATGGGCTGGAGTCACGCCCTGGCCGTGCTTCCGGATGGAACCGTCCGGGCGTGGGGGACCAACGCCTCGGGTGAGCTCGGGGATGGAAGGCCCAACGTGGAGGGCGGCAGCCGCGTCCCGGTCCTGGTGCCCGGGTTGACGGACATCGTCTCCGCCAGCGCGGGCAGTGGCCTGTCGTTCGTCCTGCACGCCGACGGCGGCGTGTCGTCGTGGGGCGTCAACGGGTTCGGCGTCCTGGGCCCCGAGGCGCAGCGGAACGGGGCCTATCCGAGCCGGATACCCGGGGTGAACCACGTGACCGCCTTGTCATTGGGGAGCTACCTGGCGGTGGCCCTGCTGGAGGACGGCACCGTCCGTTCCTGGGGAACCAACGACCACGGCCAGCTGGGGGATGGGACGTACACCCAGAATGCGGCTCCGGTGCAGGTGTCAGGGCTCGCGGGCGTGAGGGCCGTGGCGGCGGGCGGTGAGCATGTCCTGGCCGTGCTCGCGGACGGGAGCCTGCGGGGTTGGGGCAACAACCGGTTCGCGCAGCTCGCAATCAGGCCGGACGCCGTGGACCGCGGCGCGCCCGTGCGGGTGCTGGGGCTGACGGAGGTGACGACCGTGGCCGCGGGCCCGGTCCATTCCCTGGCCCTGCGAAAGGATGGCACCGTCTGGGCCTGGGGGAGCAACTCCCAGGGCCGGCTGGGGCTCGCGTACGACCGCGGCGCCAGCCCGGCGCCGGTCCAGGTGCCGGGACTCGCTGGCGCCAGGGGCGTCGCCGCGGGCACGGCTCATTCGCTGGTGGCGCTCGGCGATGGCTCCGTCATGGCATGGGGCGCCAACAGCGATGGGCAGCTGGGGAGCGCCTCCGGGTTCGGGACGCCCAAGCCCACCGCCGTCGCGTCGCTGACCGGTGTCTCGGCCGTGGCCGCTGCCTCCTGGTATTCGCTGGCCCTGCGTCAGGACGGCACGGTGTGGGGCTGGGGGCTCAACGACGGTGGACAACTGGGGGCCGCGGCGGCCCTCAAGCAGTCCACGCCGGTGCAGGTGGCGGGGCTGACGCAGGTGACCGCCATCGCGGCGGGTGGCTACCACACGCTGGCCCTGCGTCAGGACGGCACCGTCTGGGCCCTGGGGGACAACAGCCAGGGCCAGCTCGGGGACGGGACGCACCTCCGTCGCGACGTGGCGGCGCGGGTCCCGGGACTCACGAGCATCATCGCCGTGGCCGCGGGCCGGTACTACTCGCTGGCCCTGCGTGAGGACGGCACCGTCTGGGCATGGGGCGCCAATTCGGACGGGCAGCATGGCGACCTGACGGTCCGCGAGCGCACGTCACCGCAGCAGGTCCTGGGGCTGACGGGCATCCAGCGCATCGCCGCGGGGGATTCCCACTCGCTGGCGGCGCTGGATGGCGCTCCGCTCGTCACGTTTGGCTGGAACGCCTCCGGACAGCTGGGGCTGGGCGCGGACGCCCAGGGCGAGTCGCGCGGGCGGGTCGTCTCGGTCCTCGATGTCCGGGCCCTCGCGGCGGGTGCCACCCACACCTTCGCGGTGGCCAACGACGGCACCGTCTGGGCCTGGGGCGGCAACCAGGCGGGCCAGCTCGGCAATGGCGAGGCCGCCAACAGCCCCCGCCCCGTCCCGGTGACGCTGCCGTAG
- a CDS encoding WD40 repeat domain-containing protein has protein sequence MTGPFANLSQLVHGSDAELETLVEQADFSGFVASRDLPPLRERLLRLEREQGVTEVHRRFSDKLLATGARLVETPRYIGMQRCFALSPDGRHLAIASNRLDESHGGDVRIWELATGRVVDAVGFESALVGSTREPSCLQWSPSGAWLGVILDSVVVGVLRAFAGTPPAFTADVTRRWGSPPGWSVVNPKHVENTGHLPAWCWSPDETRLFISTPGPDGALGCIVPFREGTRVDEDSEGLRWFPARLDGQRSKSRPHTWVRWSPDGSRIHGYCEAEFVNEPGADTGLEPHPSASVLDVHGGDLQYRFDELKLPVAFSPDGDRLAYGKEQPRLANGHTGGMVADLGKHADVRIHAVEEYVWSRDGRRLAVLINGYEFPQVLVFEAGKLLCHLDLKRRSFGLASRSGDLGRWAWAPDGSMGACLLREGGTVELWKVGPSPKLLRKLEGARGIDGLAWGADDTLVGTGPHDIAFWDVNTGQLRFQSSLELEPGRVPPPSDWNPWPDDDARFIPTERGWDFTRVQPDGTVVCPPGSRAALEPRLMFSVGGRHAWPWRWAVGTRHARWEDGAPSPVAPHAEAAFEERHISVPEGETLEARDARHGKWGFLRQYLAPTRPLDHYKADPVFTHGPAICRDNLKPYLGKGVLLRQTQYGTWYALGALLEVTDEGILLHPRAPIGSYRERLLSFRDILWIGPAVPLEPPEG, from the coding sequence ATGACCGGACCCTTCGCGAACCTCTCCCAGTTGGTCCATGGCTCCGACGCGGAGCTCGAAACGCTGGTGGAGCAAGCCGACTTCAGCGGCTTCGTGGCCAGCCGGGACCTTCCGCCGCTGCGGGAGCGGCTCCTCCGGCTGGAGCGTGAGCAGGGCGTCACGGAGGTCCACCGGCGCTTCTCCGACAAGCTCCTGGCCACGGGGGCCCGGCTCGTGGAGACCCCGCGCTACATCGGCATGCAGCGCTGCTTCGCGCTCAGCCCGGATGGACGCCACCTCGCCATCGCGAGCAACCGCCTGGACGAATCGCACGGCGGTGACGTCCGCATCTGGGAGCTGGCGACGGGGCGCGTGGTCGACGCGGTCGGGTTCGAGAGCGCGCTGGTCGGTTCGACGCGGGAGCCCTCCTGCCTCCAGTGGTCGCCGTCGGGGGCGTGGCTCGGCGTCATCCTGGACAGCGTCGTCGTCGGCGTGCTGCGGGCCTTCGCCGGAACGCCGCCTGCCTTCACCGCCGACGTCACCCGGCGCTGGGGCTCGCCGCCGGGGTGGTCCGTCGTCAATCCCAAGCACGTGGAGAACACGGGACACCTGCCCGCCTGGTGCTGGTCTCCGGATGAGACCCGGCTGTTCATCTCCACCCCCGGGCCCGACGGTGCGCTGGGCTGCATCGTCCCGTTCAGGGAGGGGACCCGGGTCGACGAGGACAGTGAAGGGCTTCGCTGGTTCCCGGCCCGGTTGGACGGACAGCGTTCGAAGTCGCGCCCGCATACCTGGGTGCGGTGGAGCCCGGACGGTTCCCGCATCCACGGCTACTGCGAAGCGGAGTTCGTGAACGAACCGGGCGCCGACACGGGGCTGGAACCCCATCCGTCCGCCTCCGTCCTCGACGTGCACGGCGGCGACCTCCAGTACCGCTTCGATGAGCTGAAGCTGCCCGTGGCGTTCTCCCCGGACGGCGACCGCCTGGCCTACGGCAAGGAGCAGCCCCGGCTCGCGAACGGACACACGGGCGGGATGGTGGCCGACCTGGGCAAGCACGCCGACGTGCGCATCCACGCGGTCGAGGAGTACGTCTGGTCCCGCGACGGCCGCCGTCTGGCCGTGCTCATCAACGGCTACGAGTTCCCCCAGGTCCTCGTCTTCGAGGCAGGCAAGCTCCTGTGCCACCTGGACCTGAAGCGCCGTTCGTTCGGGCTGGCCTCCAGGAGCGGCGACCTGGGCCGCTGGGCCTGGGCTCCGGATGGCTCCATGGGCGCATGCCTGCTGCGCGAGGGAGGAACGGTCGAGCTGTGGAAGGTGGGGCCCTCGCCCAAGCTGCTCCGGAAGCTCGAGGGCGCCCGCGGCATCGACGGACTGGCCTGGGGCGCGGACGACACGCTCGTGGGAACGGGGCCCCATGACATCGCGTTCTGGGACGTGAACACCGGGCAGCTGCGCTTCCAGTCCTCGCTGGAGCTGGAGCCGGGCCGTGTGCCGCCCCCGAGCGACTGGAACCCCTGGCCGGACGACGACGCACGGTTCATCCCGACGGAGCGCGGCTGGGACTTCACGCGAGTCCAGCCGGACGGCACCGTGGTGTGTCCCCCGGGCTCGCGGGCGGCGCTCGAGCCCCGGCTGATGTTCTCCGTGGGGGGACGCCATGCCTGGCCCTGGCGCTGGGCCGTCGGGACCCGGCACGCGCGCTGGGAGGACGGAGCACCCTCGCCCGTCGCGCCCCACGCGGAGGCCGCGTTCGAGGAGCGGCACATCTCCGTGCCCGAAGGCGAGACGCTGGAGGCCAGGGACGCCCGGCACGGGAAGTGGGGCTTCCTGAGGCAATACCTGGCCCCCACCCGGCCCCTGGATCACTACAAGGCCGACCCCGTGTTCACGCACGGGCCCGCCATCTGCCGCGACAACCTCAAGCCGTATCTCGGCAAGGGAGTGCTGCTGCGCCAGACGCAATACGGGACGTGGTACGCCCTCGGGGCCCTGCTCGAGGTCACCGACGAGGGCATCCTCCTCCACCCTCGCGCCCCCATTGGCTCGTACCGCGAGCGGCTCCTGTCCTTCCGGGACATCCTCTGGATTGGACCGGCGGTGCCGCTCGAGCCGCCGGAGGGCTAG
- a CDS encoding dienelactone hydrolase family protein, which produces MRASAPESTADDPLDDFERRSITLDSVMRPVYVAGRGPAVIVMAEMPGISPHVARFARWVRDAGFTVYIPSLFGKDGAHPEAEAGLAVMKRACVSAEFRAFAANESSPVTQWLRALARLAHTECGGPGVGAIGMCFTGNFALSMMLEPAVLAPVLCQPSLPLEAPGAIQIAPGEAAAVKERLEREDLTVLAYRFAGDRYCTAQRFAAYAEALGPRFLPKVLPDSAANPKPPPFFERIVGNAHSVVTAHLIDAAGEPTLAARDEILAFFARRLHPA; this is translated from the coding sequence ATGCGAGCTTCCGCCCCTGAGTCCACCGCCGACGACCCGCTCGATGACTTCGAGCGGCGGTCCATCACCCTCGATTCGGTCATGCGCCCGGTCTACGTCGCCGGCCGCGGTCCCGCGGTCATCGTCATGGCCGAGATGCCGGGCATCAGCCCCCACGTCGCGCGCTTCGCCCGGTGGGTGCGAGACGCGGGCTTCACGGTCTACATTCCGTCGCTGTTCGGAAAGGACGGTGCCCATCCGGAGGCGGAGGCAGGCCTGGCCGTGATGAAGCGCGCGTGCGTGAGCGCGGAGTTCCGCGCCTTCGCGGCGAACGAGTCGAGCCCCGTGACGCAGTGGCTGCGTGCGCTCGCGCGCCTCGCGCACACGGAGTGCGGAGGCCCCGGCGTCGGCGCCATCGGGATGTGCTTCACCGGCAACTTCGCGCTCAGCATGATGCTGGAGCCCGCGGTGCTGGCGCCCGTCCTCTGCCAGCCCTCGCTGCCGCTGGAAGCGCCGGGCGCGATTCAAATCGCCCCCGGTGAAGCCGCGGCCGTGAAGGAGCGGCTGGAGCGCGAGGACCTGACGGTGCTCGCGTACCGCTTCGCGGGAGACCGATACTGCACGGCCCAGCGCTTCGCGGCCTACGCCGAGGCGCTGGGGCCGCGCTTCCTCCCGAAGGTGCTGCCGGATTCGGCCGCGAACCCCAAGCCTCCACCGTTCTTCGAACGGATCGTCGGCAACGCGCACAGCGTCGTGACGGCGCACCTCATCGACGCGGCCGGAGAGCCGACCCTCGCGGCCCGCGATGAGATCCTGGCCTTCTTCGCCCGGAGGCTCCATCCGGCTTGA